One Deltaproteobacteria bacterium DNA window includes the following coding sequences:
- a CDS encoding IscA/HesB family protein: MLEVTEKASEMIKDFLKDKEEIPAIRIMLSQGGUSGPSLGMALDESRENDEVFDDKGLTYVVEKGLYENIKPIKVDYVNSPMGSGFNISSSMQMGASCGGSCSC; encoded by the coding sequence ATGTTAGAAGTTACTGAAAAAGCAAGTGAAATGATAAAGGATTTCCTGAAGGACAAGGAAGAGATACCGGCCATCCGGATCATGCTCTCCCAAGGCGGCTGATCCGGGCCCTCACTGGGCATGGCTCTGGATGAGTCACGTGAAAACGACGAGGTGTTTGATGACAAGGGTCTCACCTATGTGGTGGAGAAAGGCCTCTACGAAAATATCAAACCCATAAAGGTTGACTATGTCAATTCCCCTATGGGGTCTGGTTTTAATATTTCTTCGAGTATGCAGATGGGGGCATCATGCGGAGGTTCATGTAGCTGTTAA
- a CDS encoding MlaE family lipid ABC transporter permease subunit translates to MPQYEVSEDPQGVVTLSIHGNMDAANAGPMIKALSARLKKYAISSLTVDLENVDYLDDFGTLVLTELRKMVPQGKAAFHVIHASDKVRELLSLLDFDSLDEQITIQERRPPGVFVRLGETVIQQISELKYSMSFIGSIILSLIHVCARPGSLRRGDTLLYMQRVGVDGLPIVALISFLMGLIMAFMSSVQLQQFGANIYVASLVSLAMTRELGPIITAIIVAGRSGSAFAAEIGTMKISEEVDALFTMGFNPVLFLVIPKLIAAVVMVPILTLFSDLFAIIGGLIVGISMLDLTVNSYIAQTIKTLTLFDVFWGVLKSGIFAVLITWVGCLRGFQVSGGAASVGQATTSAVVSSIFLIILSDSIFSVILRYWG, encoded by the coding sequence ATGCCTCAGTATGAGGTCTCCGAAGATCCCCAAGGAGTCGTTACCCTCTCCATTCACGGGAACATGGATGCCGCCAATGCCGGTCCCATGATCAAAGCACTGTCGGCCCGTCTGAAAAAATACGCGATCTCTTCCTTGACCGTAGACCTTGAAAACGTGGATTACCTGGATGACTTTGGAACGCTGGTGCTGACGGAATTGAGAAAGATGGTGCCCCAGGGAAAGGCCGCGTTTCATGTCATTCACGCAAGCGACAAGGTAAGGGAGCTCCTTTCTCTCCTCGACTTTGATTCCCTGGATGAACAGATAACGATCCAGGAAAGGCGACCTCCGGGGGTATTCGTCCGGCTCGGCGAGACGGTCATTCAGCAGATTTCAGAGCTGAAATATTCCATGTCATTCATCGGTTCGATCATCCTTTCACTCATTCATGTCTGTGCAAGGCCCGGATCTCTTCGAAGGGGCGATACCCTGCTGTATATGCAGAGGGTGGGGGTGGACGGCCTTCCCATTGTGGCCCTCATCAGCTTTCTCATGGGATTGATCATGGCCTTCATGTCCTCGGTTCAGCTTCAGCAATTCGGCGCCAATATCTATGTCGCCTCACTGGTGAGTCTGGCCATGACCCGTGAACTGGGTCCGATCATAACGGCCATTATCGTCGCCGGAAGGTCCGGATCGGCCTTTGCTGCGGAAATCGGGACCATGAAGATCTCTGAAGAGGTGGATGCACTTTTCACCATGGGATTTAATCCCGTATTGTTTCTGGTCATTCCCAAGCTCATTGCGGCGGTGGTCATGGTTCCCATCCTGACACTTTTTTCAGATCTCTTTGCGATCATAGGAGGGCTTATTGTCGGGATCTCCATGCTGGATCTGACCGTCAATTCGTATATTGCCCAGACCATCAAGACCCTGACCCTCTTTGACGTATTCTGGGGCGTCCTCAAGAGCGGCATCTTCGCGGTATTGATCACCTGGGTAGGCTGTCTTCGAGGGTTTCAGGTCAGCGGCGGGGCCGCATCGGTGGGACAGGCCACCACGTCGGCCGTGGTCAGCAGTATCTTCCTGATCATTCTGTCCGACTCCATTTTTTCAGTCATACTTCGTTACTGGGGATAA
- a CDS encoding J domain-containing protein, which yields MAFMTIRRSFEILELEPGATLNDARQAYKDIANVWHPDRFAANPRLKHKAEQKLKEVNVAYETAKAFFQESTLSNSAVKEEVDDTSPQTHHGNYGNGQHAAKERSRTEIAAEVGTALILSFCSYVSTQLHHFVEKKRP from the coding sequence TTGGCATTCATGACAATTCGACGATCCTTTGAGATACTGGAATTAGAACCGGGTGCGACCCTGAATGATGCGCGCCAGGCCTATAAAGATATCGCCAATGTCTGGCACCCGGATCGTTTTGCTGCGAATCCGCGCCTGAAGCACAAGGCCGAGCAGAAATTGAAAGAAGTCAATGTTGCTTACGAAACGGCAAAGGCCTTTTTTCAAGAGAGCACACTGTCAAATAGTGCCGTGAAAGAAGAAGTAGATGATACCTCTCCACAGACACACCACGGGAATTACGGAAACGGCCAACACGCTGCCAAAGAAAGGAGTCGGACGGAAATTGCTGCCGAAGTGGGAACGGCACTTATCCTTAGCTTCTGCTCTTATGTTTCTACCCAGTTGCATCATTTCGTGGAAAAGAAGCGACCCTAA
- a CDS encoding cyclic nucleotide-binding domain-containing protein — translation MTGTHPNRFPVISLAYREGDLIIKQGDYGISIYKIIKGRVFVFKESGDKEIALTTLNPGEIFGEIAFLNRDRETRSASARALEETELEVWHPSMLSKEYQEMPPMLKYVVDQLLTRLLRMGQVLVQLSDQEQKRRKASEKRDPFVSERCYYRKAVDLECYYRPAALSPKARLSGRIKDISLSGVGMEIAVRNASSFSHMESDLFILNTVLPNGKDLELKAKIVSLNQSETPNKLLIGMTFIELTENAKKVLGFFLMA, via the coding sequence ATGACAGGCACGCATCCAAACCGCTTTCCAGTTATCAGCTTGGCATACCGGGAAGGAGATCTGATCATCAAGCAAGGCGATTACGGGATCTCCATCTATAAAATCATTAAGGGCAGGGTTTTTGTTTTTAAGGAATCCGGTGATAAGGAAATCGCCCTTACGACCTTGAATCCTGGCGAGATTTTCGGAGAGATCGCCTTTTTGAATAGGGACCGGGAGACCCGCTCCGCATCAGCCAGGGCACTTGAAGAAACTGAGCTCGAAGTATGGCATCCCTCTATGTTGTCAAAGGAATACCAGGAGATGCCCCCAATGCTCAAGTATGTAGTCGACCAGCTATTAACCCGTCTTCTCCGAATGGGTCAAGTCCTGGTTCAGCTGTCGGACCAGGAACAGAAGAGACGGAAGGCCTCGGAGAAACGGGATCCATTTGTTTCCGAGCGGTGCTATTACCGTAAGGCTGTCGACTTGGAGTGTTATTATCGACCTGCCGCGCTGTCGCCGAAGGCTCGTCTGTCAGGGCGAATCAAGGATATAAGTCTCAGCGGAGTCGGGATGGAGATAGCGGTCCGGAACGCATCAAGTTTTTCTCATATGGAAAGCGATTTGTTTATCTTAAATACGGTCTTGCCCAACGGAAAAGATCTCGAATTGAAAGCCAAAATCGTGTCACTCAACCAGAGTGAAACGCCGAACAAATTGCTGATAGGCATGACTTTTATAGAATTGACAGAAAATGCAAAGAAGGTGCTCGGCTTTTTCTTGATGGCTTGA
- a CDS encoding cyclic nucleotide-binding domain-containing protein, producing the protein MDDAEILSRVALFSLMKRRDLKRIAKLAKHHSYEKEDVIIREGERDGRLFIIISGEVTVVKDLGGPSEKTLRVLRADNYFGEMALIDDYVRTASVIAQADTEVLSLDQWNIREEIKKYPAIAIELLQTLGRRLRGVE; encoded by the coding sequence ATGGACGATGCAGAGATCCTGTCAAGAGTCGCCCTTTTTTCTCTGATGAAAAGACGCGATTTAAAGCGTATCGCAAAATTGGCGAAACATCACTCGTATGAAAAGGAAGACGTCATTATCAGGGAGGGCGAGCGCGACGGCCGCCTGTTTATTATCATTTCAGGGGAGGTAACCGTGGTAAAGGATCTGGGAGGGCCGTCTGAAAAGACCTTGAGGGTTCTCAGGGCCGATAACTACTTTGGTGAGATGGCCTTAATCGATGACTATGTCCGCACGGCAAGCGTCATCGCGCAGGCGGACACCGAAGTCCTTTCCCTGGACCAATGGAATATCCGGGAAGAGATCAAAAAATACCCGGCTATTGCCATTGAACTGCTCCAGACATTAGGGCGGCGTCTGAGAGGCGTCGAGTAG
- a CDS encoding tRNA 2-thiocytidine(32) synthetase TtcA: MAFAAKEMRRLMGKAIHTHQMIHDGDHLLVAVSGGKDSLSLLWLLQERIRRIPIQYRITAVHVDPGFGTDSAEQMGLFFSTHGFDYRVIKTQIGPQAHSPDNRENPCFICSRMRRKILFELAGEIGCTRIAFGHHKDDIIETFFLNVFYGASISTMLPVQEFFKGALTVIRPLYLIDEDLIQRYAKAMGWERIELGCPSAGSSKREEIKGMLQGLYRSNTKVKGNIFHALQNVNPEYLL, from the coding sequence TTGGCATTCGCTGCAAAAGAGATGAGGCGCCTGATGGGGAAGGCCATTCACACCCATCAGATGATCCATGACGGCGATCACCTGCTGGTGGCAGTGTCAGGTGGAAAGGACAGCCTTTCTCTCCTGTGGCTCTTGCAGGAACGGATTCGACGGATTCCGATCCAATACCGGATCACTGCGGTCCACGTGGACCCGGGCTTCGGGACGGATTCGGCCGAACAGATGGGCCTCTTTTTCTCGACCCACGGCTTTGATTACCGGGTGATCAAGACTCAGATCGGCCCCCAGGCCCACAGTCCGGATAACCGGGAAAACCCATGCTTTATATGCTCCCGCATGAGAAGAAAGATCCTCTTTGAGCTGGCTGGAGAGATCGGCTGCACCCGGATTGCCTTCGGGCATCATAAGGATGACATCATCGAGACCTTCTTTCTGAACGTATTTTACGGTGCCTCCATAAGTACCATGCTCCCGGTTCAGGAGTTCTTTAAAGGAGCGCTTACGGTGATCCGACCCCTTTATTTGATCGACGAAGACCTTATTCAGCGGTATGCAAAGGCAATGGGATGGGAGCGGATCGAACTGGGCTGCCCGAGCGCGGGTTCATCAAAAAGGGAAGAAATCAAGGGCATGCTTCAAGGTCTTTACCGGTCAAACACAAAGGTCAAGGGAAATATCTTCCATGCATTGCAGAATGTAAACCCGGAATATCTTTTGTAA
- a CDS encoding XTP/dITP diphosphatase — protein sequence MDRPLVLATRNRGKIAEFAELFSGTDIELRSLDDFGPIPPVVEDGETFEDNAVIKARFTARVLGLPALADDSGLTVKALGGEPGVLSARYAGEGAIDRENNLRLLDRMKGVKEREAAFICVLAIAVPRGPALIYDGICEGVISEALTGGEGFGYDPLFYYPPLKKTFAQMTKAEKNRVSHRGKAMAELKGELEKVCIWLRQRLSEEPF from the coding sequence CTGGATCGGCCGCTGGTCCTGGCGACCCGGAACAGAGGCAAGATTGCCGAGTTTGCAGAGCTGTTCAGTGGGACTGATATCGAATTAAGGAGCCTTGACGACTTCGGACCTATCCCGCCGGTCGTAGAGGACGGCGAGACATTTGAGGATAACGCCGTGATAAAAGCCCGGTTCACGGCAAGGGTGCTCGGATTGCCTGCCCTTGCCGATGACTCCGGACTGACCGTCAAAGCCCTTGGCGGGGAGCCCGGAGTTCTTTCCGCGCGCTATGCAGGGGAGGGCGCCATTGACCGGGAAAATAATCTCAGACTGTTAGACAGGATGAAGGGTGTAAAGGAAAGGGAAGCCGCCTTCATCTGTGTTCTCGCCATTGCCGTGCCACGGGGCCCGGCCCTCATATACGATGGAATCTGTGAGGGGGTTATATCGGAAGCGCTGACCGGCGGTGAGGGGTTCGGATATGATCCCCTTTTTTATTACCCTCCCTTGAAAAAGACCTTTGCCCAGATGACAAAGGCAGAAAAAAACCGTGTCAGCCACAGGGGAAAGGCCATGGCGGAACTCAAGGGGGAGCTGGAAAAGGTGTGCATCTGGCTGAGGCAAAGGCTGTCAGAGGAGCCATTCTGA
- a CDS encoding cyclic nucleotide-binding domain-containing protein: protein MVSSITDNTKLDKYVVRFETGQTVFLEGDDSQDVYIVVEGKVGVFKGTKEIAEISGEGSVFGEMSFLLGESRTATVKAVTDLKVIKLPKEEIPNFLIEFPEAVGEFARDLAKRLHETSQIVYGLREFCDQLPDAVILTDKSGKILSWNHAAEKLYGREEDQMRYTPVEEIYEDPAAYRRFLEEVISKQAVSEKTLRVKHPKEGIRHVSTSTTVLYDGQHNFEGVLFLGRDVTQTEIVAKRYQRVKRCFIPLSALLVMLVAGIFFGYPYFSKGYHITDVKKQELKDDLAVDFRLLQSLLVEPFEAGDRQETTDVMKSFFDAQKGVDIPVTGLVLLGEDKRVFDAYSILPGVDGEAMIGSSYSGIDLGEGERAPYKVLSLYREHKDHPMGIRYTEIAFRLNDANRGWLIFQMDMELLKSKYNADETDLRVFRFEELE, encoded by the coding sequence ATGGTAAGTTCCATTACTGACAATACGAAATTAGATAAATATGTCGTCCGCTTTGAGACGGGCCAGACGGTTTTTCTCGAGGGCGATGACTCCCAGGATGTCTATATCGTGGTGGAGGGGAAAGTAGGCGTTTTTAAGGGGACCAAAGAAATAGCGGAAATATCGGGTGAAGGGTCCGTGTTCGGGGAGATGTCCTTCCTCTTGGGGGAGAGCAGGACGGCCACTGTCAAGGCGGTGACCGACCTCAAGGTCATAAAGCTTCCCAAGGAGGAAATCCCTAATTTTCTCATTGAATTTCCGGAGGCTGTGGGAGAATTTGCCAGGGATCTGGCCAAGCGGCTTCACGAGACCAGCCAGATCGTTTACGGGCTCAGGGAATTCTGCGATCAGCTTCCGGATGCGGTGATTCTGACCGATAAGAGCGGAAAAATTTTGTCGTGGAACCATGCGGCTGAAAAATTGTATGGCAGGGAAGAAGATCAGATGCGGTATACGCCCGTGGAAGAAATTTATGAAGACCCTGCCGCATACAGGCGCTTTCTGGAGGAAGTGATATCCAAACAGGCGGTGAGTGAAAAGACCCTCAGGGTCAAACATCCCAAAGAGGGGATACGCCATGTTTCCACAAGCACAACCGTCCTGTACGATGGTCAGCACAATTTTGAGGGAGTTCTGTTCCTGGGGAGGGATGTCACCCAGACAGAGATTGTGGCAAAACGATATCAACGCGTGAAACGATGTTTCATCCCATTATCTGCCCTGTTGGTCATGTTAGTGGCCGGCATTTTTTTCGGGTATCCCTATTTTTCAAAGGGGTACCACATCACCGATGTCAAAAAACAAGAGCTGAAGGATGACCTGGCCGTGGATTTCCGTCTGCTCCAGTCTTTGCTGGTGGAACCCTTTGAGGCCGGCGACCGGCAGGAGACAACCGATGTGATGAAAAGTTTTTTTGATGCCCAGAAGGGGGTCGATATCCCTGTTACAGGTCTGGTGCTGCTTGGGGAAGACAAGCGGGTATTCGACGCCTATTCCATCCTCCCCGGCGTCGATGGGGAGGCAATGATAGGGAGCAGTTATTCCGGCATCGATCTGGGTGAGGGGGAGCGGGCGCCCTATAAGGTGTTATCCCTTTACCGGGAACACAAAGATCACCCGATGGGAATTCGGTACACAGAAATTGCGTTCAGACTGAATGATGCGAATAGAGGATGGCTGATCTTTCAAATGGATATGGAGCTTCTTAAAAGCAAATATAATGCGGATGAAACGGATCTCAGGGTCTTCCGTTTTGAAGAGCTTGAATAA
- a CDS encoding YggS family pyridoxal phosphate-dependent enzyme, translated as MIKENVRKILESLPQGVQLVAAVKTRTPEEVLEAIQAGVTIIGHNYVQEAEAAFPTIGHQAKWHMIGHLQSNKARKAAAIFDMIETVDSFKLARAINQACQSMHTSMPILIEINSGEELQKAGVMPRDAMSVIREIADLENVKIVGLMTMGPFSGDPEDARPYFRKTREIFETIKNAGIPGVEMKNLSMGMSNSYGVAIEEGANMVRIGTRLFGERDARR; from the coding sequence ATGATCAAAGAGAATGTCAGAAAAATTTTGGAGTCGCTCCCTCAGGGGGTACAGCTTGTGGCTGCTGTCAAGACACGGACTCCGGAAGAGGTTCTGGAGGCGATCCAGGCAGGGGTCACGATTATCGGGCACAACTATGTTCAGGAGGCGGAGGCCGCATTCCCGACCATCGGCCATCAGGCAAAATGGCACATGATCGGTCACCTTCAGTCCAATAAGGCCAGGAAGGCCGCAGCTATATTCGATATGATAGAGACGGTTGATTCCTTCAAACTTGCACGGGCCATCAATCAGGCCTGTCAAAGCATGCACACATCCATGCCCATTCTCATTGAGATCAACAGCGGTGAAGAATTGCAGAAGGCGGGGGTGATGCCCCGGGATGCCATGTCTGTGATCCGGGAAATTGCGGATCTGGAGAATGTCAAAATCGTGGGTCTTATGACCATGGGACCTTTCAGCGGGGATCCGGAGGATGCCCGGCCCTATTTTAGGAAGACGCGGGAGATTTTTGAGACCATTAAGAACGCCGGCATACCCGGTGTGGAGATGAAGAACCTGTCCATGGGGATGTCCAACTCCTATGGGGTGGCCATTGAAGAAGGCGCCAATATGGTGAGAATCGGCACAAGGCTATTTGGAGAGCGGGATGCCAGGCGGTGA
- the tsaA gene encoding tRNA (N6-threonylcarbamoyladenosine(37)-N6)-methyltransferase TrmO, with product MISGVFQLRQIGIIRSELKNIHDCQRQEREGAARAWIEVDPEYSAALEGLEAGVEILVLTWLHLADRSMLKVHPRGNPENPMRGVFATRSPHRPNPIGLHRTRVISVAPPSRLQVQPLEVIDETPVVDIKSVLSGDR from the coding sequence ATGATATCCGGCGTGTTCCAGCTCAGGCAGATCGGAATCATCCGATCCGAACTGAAAAATATTCATGACTGCCAGCGTCAGGAGAGGGAGGGCGCCGCCAGGGCGTGGATCGAGGTCGATCCTGAATATTCAGCGGCACTGGAAGGTTTGGAAGCAGGGGTCGAGATTCTGGTTCTGACCTGGCTGCACCTGGCAGATCGATCGATGCTAAAGGTCCACCCGAGGGGCAACCCGGAAAACCCGATGAGGGGTGTGTTTGCCACCCGGTCTCCGCACAGGCCCAATCCGATCGGTCTTCACAGAACCCGCGTGATCTCCGTGGCGCCGCCCTCCAGGCTTCAGGTGCAGCCCTTGGAGGTGATAGACGAGACCCCGGTCGTGGACATCAAGTCCGTTCTTTCAGGGGATCGATAA
- a CDS encoding cyclic nucleotide-binding domain-containing protein, whose translation MDIMPFMQMYLSTEETYESGDIIIEEGSRGNWVYVVLAGQVKVTKRTEVGIVTMDTLKQGAVFGEMAMLGKFMDGRSASVIAADGPVKLGVLNFELLRRDYDSLSPQLKLLIDALIVRLKECNERAAAFVVAANPKNRGEK comes from the coding sequence ATGGACATAATGCCGTTCATGCAGATGTACCTGTCCACGGAGGAGACCTATGAATCCGGCGACATTATAATCGAAGAAGGAAGCAGGGGCAACTGGGTCTATGTTGTTCTGGCTGGGCAGGTAAAGGTAACCAAGAGGACGGAAGTGGGAATTGTGACCATGGATACCCTGAAGCAAGGCGCCGTTTTTGGAGAAATGGCCATGTTGGGGAAGTTCATGGACGGACGGAGCGCCTCAGTGATCGCTGCGGATGGGCCTGTCAAGTTAGGTGTGCTGAACTTCGAGCTTCTTCGCAGGGACTACGACTCCCTTTCTCCTCAACTCAAGTTGCTGATCGATGCACTGATCGTAAGGCTCAAAGAATGCAACGAAAGGGCCGCGGCCTTTGTAGTGGCAGCTAATCCGAAAAATCGAGGGGAAAAATAG
- a CDS encoding ATP-binding cassette domain-containing protein produces MARKPIIQVKDLKVGYGDVIILDQVSFTIYEGEVFGILGGSGCGKSTLLKTIIGLIPPRSGQIILDGDEVSTDDEVKLQDVLRKIGVLYQGAALFGSMTIAQNVALPIEEYTTLSRESVNTLVRMKLGLVNLQGYENHFPSELSGGMKKRAGLARAMALNPKILFFDEPSAGLDPITSAELDDLILHLNRSLGTTMVIVTHELESIFTVAQRIIMLDKAAKGIIAEGDPGYLRDHSQNPFVKRFFNRRAAEENGDQKGTG; encoded by the coding sequence ATGGCGAGGAAGCCGATTATTCAGGTAAAAGATCTCAAAGTGGGGTATGGTGATGTTATTATCCTTGACCAGGTCTCTTTCACCATATACGAAGGAGAGGTCTTTGGTATATTAGGAGGGAGCGGGTGCGGCAAGAGCACCTTGTTGAAGACGATTATCGGTCTTATCCCCCCCCGTTCCGGTCAGATCATTTTGGACGGTGATGAGGTTTCCACCGATGACGAGGTAAAACTCCAGGACGTACTGAGAAAGATCGGGGTTCTTTACCAGGGGGCCGCCCTGTTTGGTTCCATGACCATTGCTCAGAATGTGGCCTTGCCCATCGAGGAATACACCACGCTGTCCCGGGAATCGGTGAATACGCTGGTCCGGATGAAACTGGGCCTGGTCAATCTCCAGGGATATGAGAACCATTTTCCCTCGGAATTGAGCGGAGGCATGAAAAAGCGGGCAGGGCTGGCGAGGGCCATGGCCCTGAATCCGAAGATCCTCTTTTTCGACGAACCTTCTGCCGGCCTTGACCCGATCACATCCGCGGAATTGGATGATCTTATTCTCCATCTCAACAGGAGCCTAGGAACCACCATGGTTATTGTCACCCACGAACTTGAAAGCATCTTTACCGTGGCCCAGAGGATTATTATGTTGGACAAAGCTGCAAAGGGGATTATTGCTGAGGGCGATCCCGGGTATTTGAGGGATCACAGTCAGAATCCGTTTGTTAAGCGTTTTTTCAACCGCCGGGCCGCTGAAGAAAACGGCGATCAGAAGGGCACCGGATAA
- a CDS encoding YtfJ family protein translates to MEMGRVPTKVDLKGDLGGRLDGSPWSSSELQGKVHVIFYVDPDEKDLNNDASEALRKEELPRDKYQSFAIINMDATWLPNFAISSALKEKQERYPTAIYVRDYDKVLVKAWGIADDNSDVLAFDKEGKLIFEKFGKLTESDIQKLIEVVRAHLDK, encoded by the coding sequence TTGGAGATGGGCCGGGTTCCCACAAAGGTTGATTTGAAGGGCGACCTTGGTGGAAGATTGGACGGGAGCCCGTGGAGCAGCAGTGAATTGCAAGGAAAGGTCCATGTGATCTTTTATGTGGACCCTGATGAGAAAGACCTCAATAACGATGCCAGCGAGGCCCTGCGCAAAGAAGAATTGCCTCGCGATAAATATCAGAGCTTCGCCATTATCAATATGGATGCCACCTGGCTTCCCAATTTTGCCATCTCTTCCGCCCTGAAAGAGAAGCAGGAACGGTATCCGACAGCCATCTATGTGCGCGACTATGACAAGGTACTTGTGAAGGCGTGGGGCATCGCCGATGACAACAGCGACGTACTGGCTTTTGACAAGGAAGGAAAACTCATTTTTGAGAAATTCGGCAAATTGACGGAATCAGATATACAGAAGCTCATAGAGGTGGTTCGCGCCCACCTTGACAAATAA
- a CDS encoding GAF domain-containing sensor histidine kinase, translating to MLIDLEGLASEIQKEPWARGVPVGKDFWSILMKWIDEHVLSEFLDRLVTQINKIVGIDADLSEPQILESATRYMVELLGAHSASVRIYDPQTEQMLSYCSYPSAEEDRETFIPLDGSIAGEVVKTRKPYLVPDLSHEDLYHNKDVIYKKQVHSLMAIPLEIPRFFPRERDTIGVIQIYYAEKNREFRPLEVQTANTMAKRLSFVIARKKILSMHKMAEKRETIVHHIFRKVGSRGGVKLAEVFNQVVPELVDIVDLQSCTLFSVAEGLDHVILEAGFPAEGGYHTVGKVFSVSDEPVFELLLQLREYSGDSLYEVVTPLYILVVDPQRSDLISENLKRFAAFHHIHSILYIPLGYNGEVTHFMTFDALDQRQRYRDDEIDVFLFLGRELLKAQKMERLDDALHDFKNPAIATAGFARRLKEIVEKGEWEQSKEQIQKYLDILLEETSRLQELAMSIYRVGEEQDVNLTDVVKRRFEINKEAIKEQLKPNVILAEGPYAPDLRVKCHAVHLERVLDNLLNNATKAIPFRGGELAVRTYQEGEWACAEIRNTGEISEQDRQKIVEGEGEGRGMYITYRIIRLLKGKIEIQADRGTTIFVVSFPLHRP from the coding sequence ATGTTGATAGATCTGGAGGGCCTGGCCAGTGAAATCCAAAAAGAACCCTGGGCCAGAGGGGTTCCTGTAGGAAAGGACTTCTGGTCCATTTTAATGAAATGGATCGACGAACATGTATTATCGGAATTCCTTGATCGGCTTGTCACTCAGATCAATAAAATTGTGGGCATTGACGCGGATCTCTCGGAGCCGCAGATCCTGGAAAGTGCGACGCGGTATATGGTGGAACTCCTGGGCGCGCATTCGGCTTCGGTGAGGATATATGATCCTCAGACAGAACAGATGCTCTCTTATTGTTCCTACCCCTCAGCAGAGGAGGATCGCGAAACTTTTATCCCGTTGGACGGGAGCATCGCGGGTGAGGTGGTAAAGACCCGGAAGCCTTATCTGGTCCCCGATCTCTCGCATGAGGACCTCTACCATAACAAGGACGTCATCTATAAGAAACAGGTTCATTCCTTAATGGCGATCCCCCTTGAGATTCCCCGATTTTTTCCCCGGGAACGGGATACCATCGGGGTTATCCAGATTTATTATGCGGAGAAAAATCGAGAGTTCAGGCCGTTGGAGGTCCAAACCGCCAATACCATGGCCAAGCGTCTCAGCTTCGTCATTGCCCGGAAAAAGATCCTTTCCATGCACAAGATGGCTGAAAAACGGGAAACGATTGTCCACCATATATTCCGCAAGGTGGGTTCCCGAGGGGGTGTTAAACTGGCAGAGGTATTTAATCAGGTGGTGCCCGAGCTGGTGGATATCGTCGATCTCCAGAGCTGTACGCTGTTTTCAGTCGCCGAAGGGCTTGACCACGTCATCCTGGAGGCGGGATTTCCCGCTGAGGGAGGCTATCACACCGTGGGAAAGGTCTTTTCCGTGAGTGACGAGCCGGTTTTTGAGTTGCTTCTCCAGTTGAGGGAATATTCCGGGGATTCTCTTTATGAAGTGGTGACTCCCCTTTATATACTGGTGGTGGATCCGCAACGAAGTGATCTGATCTCTGAAAATCTCAAGCGGTTCGCGGCATTTCATCATATCCACTCTATCCTCTATATCCCTTTGGGTTACAATGGGGAGGTCACTCATTTTATGACCTTTGACGCATTAGACCAGCGACAGCGATATAGAGACGATGAGATCGATGTCTTTCTTTTTCTGGGGAGAGAACTCTTGAAGGCCCAGAAAATGGAACGGCTGGACGACGCGCTGCACGATTTCAAGAATCCCGCCATTGCCACTGCAGGCTTTGCGCGACGTCTCAAGGAAATTGTCGAAAAGGGTGAATGGGAACAATCAAAAGAACAGATACAAAAATACCTGGATATCTTATTGGAGGAGACAAGCCGCTTGCAAGAGCTGGCCATGAGCATTTACAGAGTTGGCGAGGAGCAGGACGTAAATCTGACGGACGTCGTCAAAAGGCGATTCGAGATTAACAAAGAAGCCATTAAAGAGCAGCTCAAGCCGAATGTGATATTGGCGGAGGGCCCCTATGCGCCGGACCTCCGGGTGAAGTGCCATGCGGTTCATCTGGAGAGGGTTCTGGACAATCTCTTGAACAATGCCACCAAGGCCATTCCGTTCAGGGGCGGAGAACTCGCCGTGAGGACCTACCAAGAGGGCGAATGGGCGTGTGCGGAAATCAGGAATACCGGAGAAATATCAGAGCAGGATCGTCAGAAAATCGTCGAAGGGGAGGGTGAGGGCCGGGGGATGTACATCACCTATCGAATCATCCGCCTGCTAAAGGGAAAGATAGAGATCCAGGCCGACAGGGGAACGACTATCTTTGTGGTTTCTTTTCCCCTCCACAGACCCTGA